In the Kitasatospora terrestris genome, one interval contains:
- a CDS encoding ATP-binding protein: MRHDEARPPSPDTAARQEQAPGAVRTAGQARAVVAQLLGGDVHPDGRVLADVQLVVTELVANALRHGGGLTAFAARLEPGGARLVVDVEDGDDRHPVAQPFHGRDPASGGGRGWAIVQALTSTCQVQPLPVGGKRIRVTFVLPPASAGFGPESAG, from the coding sequence GACGAGGCCCGGCCGCCGTCCCCGGACACCGCCGCCCGGCAGGAGCAGGCGCCCGGGGCCGTGCGGACCGCCGGGCAGGCCCGCGCCGTCGTCGCGCAGCTGCTGGGCGGCGACGTGCACCCGGACGGCCGCGTCCTGGCCGACGTCCAGCTCGTGGTGACCGAACTCGTCGCCAACGCCCTGCGCCACGGCGGCGGCCTGACCGCCTTCGCCGCCCGCCTGGAGCCCGGCGGGGCCCGCCTGGTCGTCGACGTCGAGGACGGCGACGACCGCCATCCCGTCGCCCAGCCGTTCCACGGACGCGACCCGGCCTCCGGGGGCGGCCGCGGCTGGGCCATCGTCCAGGCCCTCACCTCGACCTGCCAGGTCCAGCCGCTGCCCGTCGGGGGCAAGCGCATCCGGGTCACCTTCGTCCTGCCGCCCGCCTCCGCCGGCTTCGGCCCGGAGAGCGCGGGTTGA